The DNA region CGTAATTATTAAAAAGTGAAAAAAGTTAAACTTGGTGCTAATCTTATCGAGTAATTTGAGGATATCAAAAGTGACTGTTTTTAGTCAACCCCTCAAACAGAAGAAATTGGTAAAATAGTTGAGAATTATTCGCGTAAAATCAACACAACTTAATCAAAATGTTAATTTTTATTAGATAAGAAATTTCTATGATTCTGTAGTAGCTAGGTTTAAAATCCTCAAAATCCAAAAGATAAATTAGAATCCTCCCAGTACTTGAAGTACAAGGAGGATTCATTATCCCTAATTAGCAATGCTGATGATTGCGGTTATTGGGATCTAGCTCCAAGCTTGCAGACATGTTTAGATTCTGTATGATTACCCAACAATCTCAAAGTTCGTAGCTGCCAATACTGGCGCTGCTGTGAATGGATTGTTATCGTTATCAATGTTGGCAAACAGTCCACCTGTCCCAAAGCCTGGTGATCTCAAGTTTGGGTTGAAGAACAAATTGCCAGTTCCAAGACTGTAAGTAATGAGTCTAAAGCTAGTTGCAGCTGCTGCATCATTAGCAACTATCTGAATATCAGATAGATTGTTGAGTCCAAGGAAAGTTGTCTGATCCAGGACAATTCTATCAGAAGCACGGTTGAAATCAGCAATTTTATCTACACCTAGAGCAGCATTATTGTACTGAGCGCCTGAGTTGAACACGAAGCGATCGCTACCACCACCCCCTGTCAGGAGATCATTACCATTGCCACCTCTTAAGAAGTCATTACCAGCATCACCATAGAGGCTGTCATCGCCAGCGCCACCATAAAGGGTGTCACTACCGTTACCACCAAAGCCGCTTAACGGTGTAGATGTGTCACTACCATCAAGGAAGTCATTGCCAGCACCGCCTGTAAAACTGACCGCACTTATACTAGTTTCTGTCAAGTCGTTAACATCAAAGATGTCATCGCCTCCGCCACCATTGACTTCAAAGCTCTCTGCGGTGTCTACAGTCAGAGTGAAAGGAACTAGGTTAAGCCGATCAAAGATTGCTCTGCCTTGAGCATCTTGTTCTAGACGGAAGGTGTCTCCCGCACCTGCTGCGCCGTTGACCTCAACCACATCATCATCAGCGTTACCGCTAATTCTATCGCTACCGTCACCGTTGTTCCAGATCAGTCGGTCGTTGCCAGATCCACCAATGAAGATATCATTGCCGCGATCGCCTATTATGGTATCGCTTCCGCCCCCACCGGCTAGCAAGTCGATCCCATCGCCACCTCGTAGCAAGTCACTATCAGCGCCACCATTAAGGGTGTCATCTCCAGCGCCACCAATTAGGGTGTCATTTCCAACATTACCAGAGCCAGTTAAAGGTGTAGATGTGCCGCTACCATCAAGGGAGTCATTGCCACCACCGCCTGTAAAGCTGACTGCACTTATACTAGTTTGTGTCAAGTCGTTAACATCAAAGATGTCATCGCCTCCGGCACCATTGACTTCAAAGCTTTCTGCGGTGTCTACAGTCAAGGTGAAAGGAACTAGGTTAAGCCGATCAAAGATTGCTCTGCCTTGAGCATCTTGTTCTAGACGGAAGGTGTCTCCCGCACCTCCTGCGCCGTTGACCTCAACCACATCATCGCCAGCGTTACCGCTAATTCTATCGCTACCGTCACCGTTGTTCCAAATGAGTCGGTCATCGCCGGCTCCACCAATGAAGATATCATTGCCGCGATCGCCTATTATGGTATCGCTTCCGCCCCCACCGGCTAGCAAGTCGATCCCATCGCCACCTCGTAGCAAGTCACTATCAGCGCCACCATTAAGGGTGTCATCTCCAGCGCCACCAATTAGGGTGTCATTTCCAACATTACCAGAGCCAGTTAAAGGTGTAGATGTGCCGCTACCATCAAGGGAGTCATTGCCACCACCGCCTGTAAAGCTGACTGCACTTATACTAGTTTGTGTCAAGTCGTTAACATCAAAGATGTCATCGCCTCCGGCACCATTGACTTCAAAGCTTTCTGCGGTGTCTACAGTCAAGGTGAAAGGAACTAGGTTAAGCCGATCAAAGATTGCTCTGCCTTGAGCATCTTGTTCTAGACGGAAGGTGTCTCCCGCACCTCCTGCGCCGTTGACCTCAACCACATCATCGCCAGCGTTACCGCTAATTCTATCGCTACCGTCACCGTTGTTCCAAATGAGTCGGTCATCGCCGGCTCCACCAATGAAGATATCATTGCCGCGATCGCCTATTATGGTATCGCTTCCGCCCTCACCGGCTAGCAAGTCAATCCCATCGCCACCTAGTAGCAAGTCACTACCAGCGCCACCATTAAGGGTGTCATCTCCAGCGCCACCAATTAGGGTGTCATTTCCACCAAAACCACTGAAGTTATCAGAAGCAGTATCACTAGTACCTGTATCTGCTCCATTAGTTGGCCGTGAGAATGGACTCCAAGTTACTGCCATGATTAATCCTCTTGATTCTTAGTTTTTAAGCAAACAATGAGTTACTAGTACTTCATTTCTAAGAAAAGTATGAAAGTACTAGTTTTTGTCTACGAGCTACAAAACTTATAGTTTTTAGCCGCTAAGTATTAATCAAAGATCCGTTCTTATTTTATTATGCAAAATATTTATTTTTAGAGAACCTCTTCACTATGAAATTTGCAATTTTTTATAAGTAAGATAGTATATCGCTCGTAAATACCTTTACAAAGAAGCTTTCAGCCGATTATATAACTTTAAATAAAGTTAAAACAACAAATGATAACTAAATGCAAACCCGTGCTTATGTTGTGGCTTTAATGACAAATTTATTTTTTTTGTCAGTATTAATAAGCGAGTATTTACCTGTCAAATATAGTGAGGTTTTATCTAAATATTTAAAATTTTACGACTTAAAAGTAGCTATGGCTAATCGAACCATGCTATTAATAACCAAGGGTTTTTACTGAAGGCTAAAGCATGGATTTTTGCATTTAGTCTTAAATATAAGTATTTATCTAACGAGTAAAATATAATACTTTAATCTGATTGAATATTTCCGTTCTAGAGTTAATTTCAGTGGAGGTGAAGCGTAGGGCTAATGAACGCACGATTTTATCGTTGCACAGCACCTATAAGTTAATAAAATAATATAGTTTAGTTAAGAAAAACTGCAAGTTGGGTTAAGCAACAAATCCCAGAAAGGTTGGGTTGAAGAACAGCACTATTTGATGGAGTCAGATGAGCGGTTTACTCAAATAATGAAGGTTGAAAACCTTGAGCAAGCTTATCATATCAAGTTCGGGTGATTACTTATAATAAAATCTATCAATGTAGGTTGGGTTGAACGGCAGTGAAACCCAACATGAACAAGGATCAAATGTTGGGTTTCGTTCCTCAACCCAACCTACAGGTATTATAAGTGTTTAACTGAACCTGATATCAACGACGCAATCACGCTGGGGAGCATTTCAATGAGTGTAAAAACACGTTTGCCCTAGCGAATGGAATTCGTGCGCCAGTTGCTCATGGGGGAAACCCTCTCCGAAGCTAAAGAAACTCTTGATGCAATCAACACAATTTCCTTATTCCTTGGCTGATAACCAGAGAATGAGGAAATCTTAACTTGCAGCAAAATTGCCCCAACCTACGTATGGTAATTTTGCTGCTGTTACCCGAACTTGGTCAGCATTGGCTACCAACTGACCGCAAGCGTCCCAAGTTCCAGAAATAAATGTGCTTCTTGTCCCTTCACCGATCGCAACTGGGGCAGTGTAATCACCAATTTGTACTTGCAAGGTTTCCAGATTCACTGTTACGGCGGCTTGGGGATTAGCAGCGACTAAATCTTGTAATTGTTTAATAGTAACAGCATCGGCTGTCACACAAGGTATACCCATTGCCACACAGTTACCAAAAAAGATTTCGGCAAAGCTTTCACCGATTAAAGCTTGGATTCCCCATTTTGCGATCGCTTGGGGTGCATGTTCCCGTGATGAACCACAGCCAAAATTTCTATTGACTATTAAAATATTTGCCCCTTGGTACTGGGGTTGGTCAAAGGGATGTTCACCTTTAAGTGCTGTCCGGTCATCAATAAACGCGCCTTCACCTAACCCATCAAAGGTAACGGCTTTCAAATATCGCGCGGGAATGATGCGATCAGTATCTATATCATTACCCACTAAAGGTATACCGCGCCCTGAAACTGTTTTAACTTCGCTCACCATAAACTTTATTTACCTATCATTTCAATGACAGCCTGTTAATTTCTACAAATGACCAATGACAAATGACAAATGACAAAAAATTACAGCAACTCGCGCACATCAGAGACTTCGCCTTTAATCGCAGCTGTGGCGACCATCGCCGGACTCATTAACAATGTCCGACCGGAAGAGGAACCCTGTCTTCCTTTAAAGTTGCGGTTGGAGGAAGAAGCACTGATTTGTCTTCCTTGTAGTTTATCGGGGTTCATCGCCAGACACATAGAACATCCCGGTTCTCGCCACTCAAATCCGGCTTCCTGAAAGATTTTATCCAGTCCTTCAGCTTCCGCTTCTTCTTTCACCCTTTCAGAACCTGGGACAACAAAGGCTTTGATTCCTTCTGCAACGTGGCGACCTTTGGCGATTTTTGCCGCTTCTCGCAAATCAGTAATTCTGCCGTTGGTGCAACTACCAATAAAGCAGACATCTATTTTAGTACCCTTGATCGGTTGACCTGGATATAAATCCATATAACGGTAAGCTTCTTCAGCAATAAATCGGTCTTCTTCTAGCAGTTCTTCCGGTTGAGGCACTGACTGGTTGACACCAATACCTTGACCGGGAGTAATCCCCCAGGTAACGGTAGGAGAAATTTCTGTAGCGTTGAATAGCACTATATCATCGTACTGGGCATCAGCATCACTTTTGATGGATTCCCACCAAGCCACTGCTTGATCCCAATCTGCATCAATGGGTGCAAAATCTCTGCCTTTGAGGTAATCGTAGGTGACTTGATCGGGATTAACGTAGCCGCATCTAGCACCGCCTTCGATCGCCATATTGCAGACAGTCATCCTCTCTTCCATATTCATTTGCTCAAATGTCGTACCGGCAAATTCGTAAGCATAGCCTACGCCACCTTTAACACCAAGTGAGCGGATGATATGTAAAATTACATCTTTGGCGTAAACTCCAGGGTTGAGAGTACCGTGAACTGCGATTTTGCGGACTTTCAGTTTGGAGAGGGCCAGGGTTTGGGAAGCGAGAACATCCCGGACTTGACTAGTACCAATACCAAATGCGATCGCACCAAATGCTCCATGACTGGAAGTATGACTATCTCCACAAGCGATCGTCATTCCTGGCTGAGTCAGCCCAAGTTCTGGAGCGATTACGTGAACTATACCCTGGCTACCAGAACCGATATTGTAAAAAGTTATGTTATTTTCTTGACAGTTCTTTTCAAGCGCCTGGATCATTTCCTCTGCCAAGTTATCGGCAAAGGGACGCGCCTGGTTTTCTGTAGGCACAATATGATCGACTGTGGCCACAGTCCGTTCTGGAAACAGTACTTTTAGACCCCTCTCGCGTAACATAGCAAAGGCTTGGGGACTGGTGACTTCATGAATTAGGTGAAGCCCGATAAATAGTTGCGTCAGTCCTGAGGGAAGTGTACCAACGGTGTGTAAGTCCCAAACTTTATCAAACAGGGTACCTTTGCTCATACGTCAATAAATATTTCAAGAGTCTGGTCTTAAATAGTATCAAAAAAAGTCTAGGTTTTTGCAGCTCACTTAAATATTACTTACACCTTTGCACTCTTATTTCTCTGTGCCGCCCCAGTTGCTACAACGGGGGGAACGCCCCAACGCACTAGCTTCTTTGCGCCTCTGTGGTTTTATTCTTTCTTAACCAATTGCAGAGACGCATAGATCGCAGAGAGCGAAATTTTCTCATATAGAACTCATTTGACATCTTTATGCTTTCTACACTTATCACTCTATAAGTATAGAAAGGGCTTTTAGCTCTTTTTGTATGTATTCCCTAAGCTCATCTTCAGTATATTTAAGTTCATTAATTCTCCCATTAAGAATAAGATTTAATCTTGCAACTTCTATTTGCTCCAGATGTACCCAATCTTCACCATCTAGAAATTCAATATCTAAAAAGTAATCTATTGGACTAGAATAATTTATATTACAGTACATTTCATTCAGGAGATTTATCATATCTTGTTGTTTATTTGTCATGGCAAATAATTAATCCATTTTTTTAGATTTATCTGTTATAAAACCTTTAAATTAACGGATTGAGGCTGGCGCAGGGACGAGGACAAGAGGAGATAGAGACACGCCGGCACCTTCCTTCTGCCCCTCACCTCCTCCTCGTGAATGTATCGATTATAAGGATTCCTGTTATTAAAGAGTCCCCGGCAATTTATAGTGGGAGTTGTCTGTAAATCCTTAAGCAATTGTGAAAGCGATTACTCTTGTTGGTTCCACTGGTTCTATTGGTACTCAGACTTTAGATATTGTCACTCAGTACCCAGATCAGTTTCGGATTGTGGGATTGGCAGCTGGGAACAATGTAGAGATGTTGGCTGCTCAAATTCGGCAGTTTCGACCGGAAATAGCAGCCATTTGCTCAGAAGATAAATTACCAGCGCTCAAAGAAGCTATCATTGACCTCGATCCCCAACCTATTTTACTGGCTGGTGAGGCGGGAGTGATAGAAGTCGCTCGCTACGGCGATGCTCAAACCGTTGTCACTGGGATCGTTGGTTGTGCTGGTTTGCTACCCACGATCGCAGCTATTGAAGCTGGTAAAGATATTGCCTTAGCGAACAAAGAAACCTTGATTGCTGGGGCCCCTGTGGTTCTACCCCTAGTCGAAAAACATGGTGTAAAATTACTCCCTGCCGATTCCGAACATTCCGCAATATTTCAATGCCTCCAAGGTGTACCAAAGGGAGGCTTGCGGAAAATTTTGCTGACTGCATCTGGTGGGCCTTTCCGAGACTGGGATGTAGAAAAGTTAGCAGATGTAACCGTTGCTGACGCCCTCAAGCATCCTAATTGGTCGATGGGGCGTAAAATCACAGTAGACTCTGCTACTTTGATGAATAAAGGATTGGAAGTAATTGAGGCTCACTTCCTGTTTGGGTTGGATTATGACGATATCGAAATTGTCATTCATCCCCAGAGCATTATTCACTCACTGATTGAACTGCAAGATACTTCAGTTTTAGCCCAACTCGGTTGGCCGGATATGCGCTTACCTTTGCTGTATGCGCTATCTTGGCCCGATCGCATTTACACTGACTGGGAACGACTAGATTTAGTCAAAGCTGGAAACTTAACCTTCCGTGAACCAGATCACCAAAAGTATCCTTGTATGCAGTTAGCTTATGCTGTGGGTAAAGCTGGTGGTTCGATGCCAGCTGTGTTAAATGCCGCAAATGAGCAAGCTGTAGCTTTATTTTTATCAGAAGAAATTCGGTTTTTAGATATTCCCCGGTGTATCGAATGGGTGTGCGATCGCCATCAAAATGATAACCGTTCTAATCCCTCTTTAGATGACATTTTGACAGCAGATAAATGGGCAAGACAAGAAGTTTTAACAGCGACTGAAAAGTTAGAAACTCACTCGCGGATAATTTCTTTGCGATAAACACCTTTACCCAGATACCCAAAAGGCAGATTTTCTGGCTCTTGACCAATTCTCGTTTAGCCTTTAGCATCAGGCTGAAGGCTAACAACTAAATTCATTTTTGTCTATTCTCATATCCTTCAAAAAATATAACCTCTGCACATTGTAATTATTGATACCAAAATCTCCATAGAAAATTTTTTCAAGAATTCTGCCAAATTGCCAAATAAATTACATCTTATCTGAATCATTGTCTTATTTTCAGTTAATATATCATTAGTACAGTTAAAAAATATTAGCTTTAGTATCTATTCAAAATTAGGTCTAATAGCTGTAGTACTAATAATTTTTACTTCCGATAAAAACTTCCCCTTTCTGAATAAATACCTTCTCAGATAAGGGCTATTCTTAAGGAATTTCTACATTATGATTGCTACGTTAATTGTAGCTTGGATTATCTTCATAATATTGTGGAAGTTGTTGAAAGCAACCTTGAGTAGTGCATTAACTATTGCCGCAATCCTGATTTTATTAAACATTAGTTTTGGCATTACCCCACAAGATATTTGGCATCACATAATGCAGTTTACGCAAACTTTATCACAGTTTCAAAACGGCAAGTAAAAAATTAATAATTCACCTTTGTTAACAAAGGTGAATTACAAAAAAGGAATAGATAAAATTTAGGGCTATTTCATTCTCATCGTAGCCCGCCTCAGAATTTATTCTGAGGCTAATAGTCAAAGTCGTCTAACGACGACTAATAAAGGCTTTTAGTCGTCTTTAGAGGACTTGGGCTATTAGCCCAGAACTAAAGTTCCGGGCGGTTTATGTCTAGAACGAAATAGCCTGGATAAAATTTTCAACATTGAAGCAAATGGTGTCTGCAACTTTTATTGGTCAATTTTTATTTAATGCTGAAATTTTAGCCAGTGCATCCTTAACACTCGCCGGCAACTGACGCATAATTTTACCTCTTTCGCTATCTAAAGCTACTAAAGTTACCTTGGCAGTGGCGTACAATTGTTGCCCATCAGTTGAGACAATGGCATAATCCCAATTGATTCGTACACCAGTCACCTCAGCCATGCGCGTTTTTACCAACACTGCCATACCCAATTTAATTGAACGGTGATAGCGCACCGACAGTTCTACTACTGGTAAATCGCAACCTATAGCGACTAAATCAGCAAATTCAATCCCTATAGATCGCAAGCATTCAATCCGTGCTTCTTCCATCCAAGCTATATAGGAACCGTGCCAGACAAGACCGGCATAATCAGTTTGGTGAGGTTGCACTCTGACAGGATATTCAAACCAATTCTCAAATTCAGGACTTGATGGATTGTCAAGAGCGCTGGTTGGTGGTAGTTTTGATTGGCTAGGTTTTTCTTCTGACATCTTCAAATTCCTCAGCACCTATAAATAAATTTTCCAAATTATTGAATAGCATAAAAATTAATTGCACTGCCGAACTTATTGATTTAATATTTACCTTCCGAGTATAGGGAGTGTTTTGTTATGCAGCCTAATCTTCGGTATGTGGGCGTTGTTACTTTGACTCTACTTAGTTTACTAGGTTTTGGGATGGCATACGCAGACAAGAATCAAGTAAGCACAAATGCAAAATTAAGGTACGACTCTGGAGAAAAAGAGAAATTAGTCTTAAATCAACAACAACTTCTAGATAAATTTAACGAATTTATCAATAGTCCTTCAGTGAAATCACAGGTAGAGCAAATTAGCCGTACAGCTAGGCGGCAAAATTTGGAATTATCAAATCAAAGTTGGGAATCGACAGGTTGCTTTCGCTGGATTGCCTTTTGCAATGCAAGAAGTAGAAAGTCTAGCAGCTGCGGTTCCTGAAACTACAAAGGTTTTAGACGATGCCTTTAGCCCCAAAGGTACTGTACCCCAAATGGATGATTATACAATTGTCCATTTAGCGACTCATGCAGCCTTTGTCGTCGGTAAACCAGAAGATTCGTTTATTTTATTCGGGAATGGCGATCGCGTTAACTTTAGAAATGTCGCCACTTGGTCACTCCCCGATGTAGATTTGGTAGTGTTGAGCGCCTGTGAAACCGGCTTGGGAGGCAAGTTAGGTAACGGTGAAGAAATTTTGGGCTTTGGCTATCAGATGCAACAAACAGGCGTAAAAGCTGCGATCGCCTCATTGTGGTCTGTAGATGATGGTGGGACACAAGCACTTATGAGTGCTTTTTATAATATCCTCTCCACCGATAAGTTAACTAAAACTGAAGCTTTACGCCAAGCTCAAGTCTCATTAATTACTGGGGACTCGAAAGTAAGAAGTCATAATGTCCC from Nostoc commune NIES-4072 includes:
- a CDS encoding beta strand repeat-containing protein; the protein is MAVTWSPFSRPTNGADTGTSDTASDNFSGFGGNDTLIGGAGDDTLNGGAGSDLLLGGDGIDLLAGEGGSDTIIGDRGNDIFIGGAGDDRLIWNNGDGSDRISGNAGDDVVEVNGAGGAGDTFRLEQDAQGRAIFDRLNLVPFTLTVDTAESFEVNGAGGDDIFDVNDLTQTSISAVSFTGGGGNDSLDGSGTSTPLTGSGNVGNDTLIGGAGDDTLNGGADSDLLRGGDGIDLLAGGGGSDTIIGDRGNDIFIGGAGDDRLIWNNGDGSDRISGNAGDDVVEVNGAGGAGDTFRLEQDAQGRAIFDRLNLVPFTLTVDTAESFEVNGAGGDDIFDVNDLTQTSISAVSFTGGGGNDSLDGSGTSTPLTGSGNVGNDTLIGGAGDDTLNGGADSDLLRGGDGIDLLAGGGGSDTIIGDRGNDIFIGGSGNDRLIWNNGDGSDRISGNADDDVVEVNGAAGAGDTFRLEQDAQGRAIFDRLNLVPFTLTVDTAESFEVNGGGGDDIFDVNDLTETSISAVSFTGGAGNDFLDGSDTSTPLSGFGGNGSDTLYGGAGDDSLYGDAGNDFLRGGNGNDLLTGGGGSDRFVFNSGAQYNNAALGVDKIADFNRASDRIVLDQTTFLGLNNLSDIQIVANDAAAATSFRLITYSLGTGNLFFNPNLRSPGFGTGGLFANIDNDNNPFTAAPVLAATNFEIVG
- the leuD gene encoding 3-isopropylmalate dehydratase small subunit gives rise to the protein MVSEVKTVSGRGIPLVGNDIDTDRIIPARYLKAVTFDGLGEGAFIDDRTALKGEHPFDQPQYQGANILIVNRNFGCGSSREHAPQAIAKWGIQALIGESFAEIFFGNCVAMGIPCVTADAVTIKQLQDLVAANPQAAVTVNLETLQVQIGDYTAPVAIGEGTRSTFISGTWDACGQLVANADQVRVTAAKLPYVGWGNFAAS
- the leuC gene encoding 3-isopropylmalate dehydratase large subunit, whose protein sequence is MSKGTLFDKVWDLHTVGTLPSGLTQLFIGLHLIHEVTSPQAFAMLRERGLKVLFPERTVATVDHIVPTENQARPFADNLAEEMIQALEKNCQENNITFYNIGSGSQGIVHVIAPELGLTQPGMTIACGDSHTSSHGAFGAIAFGIGTSQVRDVLASQTLALSKLKVRKIAVHGTLNPGVYAKDVILHIIRSLGVKGGVGYAYEFAGTTFEQMNMEERMTVCNMAIEGGARCGYVNPDQVTYDYLKGRDFAPIDADWDQAVAWWESIKSDADAQYDDIVLFNATEISPTVTWGITPGQGIGVNQSVPQPEELLEEDRFIAEEAYRYMDLYPGQPIKGTKIDVCFIGSCTNGRITDLREAAKIAKGRHVAEGIKAFVVPGSERVKEEAEAEGLDKIFQEAGFEWREPGCSMCLAMNPDKLQGRQISASSSNRNFKGRQGSSSGRTLLMSPAMVATAAIKGEVSDVRELL
- the dxr gene encoding 1-deoxy-D-xylulose-5-phosphate reductoisomerase; amino-acid sequence: MKAITLVGSTGSIGTQTLDIVTQYPDQFRIVGLAAGNNVEMLAAQIRQFRPEIAAICSEDKLPALKEAIIDLDPQPILLAGEAGVIEVARYGDAQTVVTGIVGCAGLLPTIAAIEAGKDIALANKETLIAGAPVVLPLVEKHGVKLLPADSEHSAIFQCLQGVPKGGLRKILLTASGGPFRDWDVEKLADVTVADALKHPNWSMGRKITVDSATLMNKGLEVIEAHFLFGLDYDDIEIVIHPQSIIHSLIELQDTSVLAQLGWPDMRLPLLYALSWPDRIYTDWERLDLVKAGNLTFREPDHQKYPCMQLAYAVGKAGGSMPAVLNAANEQAVALFLSEEIRFLDIPRCIEWVCDRHQNDNRSNPSLDDILTADKWARQEVLTATEKLETHSRIISLR
- a CDS encoding acyl-CoA thioesterase, which codes for MSEEKPSQSKLPPTSALDNPSSPEFENWFEYPVRVQPHQTDYAGLVWHGSYIAWMEEARIECLRSIGIEFADLVAIGCDLPVVELSVRYHRSIKLGMAVLVKTRMAEVTGVRINWDYAIVSTDGQQLYATAKVTLVALDSERGKIMRQLPASVKDALAKISALNKN